The genomic window ATAATATTATGATTAAATATAATGATGAACTTAGAAAAAAAGATTTTCTTACTTGTGATAGATTATTTATATCTATTTTAAAATGGATATACGGAAAAACTGCTGGATATGGTTACAAACCTATGAAAGTTTTAGGGACAATGTTCATAGTTTGGTTTCTTTGTAGCTTATTTTATTGGAAAGCTTCAAGTGTTGCAGTTTTTGCACCAAGTAATCCTTTAATTTTTCAATATAAAGATTATAAGGTTAAAATTGCAGATGAAGGTACAGTAATTGGAGATTTTTTTAATAGTAAAGATTACAAATGCACAGATGATACAATTGAATGTAATAATTGGACAAATAGTAAACTACTTGATGAAGAATACACAACATTCAATCCTTTTATGTATTCATTAGATGTGATATTACCAATCGTTGATTTACAAGTAGAGAAAGATTGGGGACAATATGTCTCTTCAAACAATTGGACACTCAATGATTTTACTCGTTGGATAATGTGGTTTGAAATATTATTTGGTTGGATTTATAGTTTAATTTTAGTAGCTATTTTATCTGGACTTGCAAAAAATGAGAAAGACTAAGAAGTATGGGAACTATGCCCTAAAACGGCATAGCTGCTCCACTTGCTCCCATGATTTCTTTTGCATCTTCACTCATCATTGATGGATCCCATGGTGGAGAAAACACAAGTGTTACTTTTGCTTCATCAACTTCATCAACAGCTAATGTTACATATTTTACTTGCTCAAGTAGGCTTTCTGCTACTGGACAAGTTGGGCTTGTTAGTGTCATTGTGATTGTACAATGTAAATATCTATCTTTTTGTTCAAACTCTATGTTATAAATCAATCCCAAATCATAAATATTTGATGGGATTTCTGGGTCATATACTTTTTTTAAATTTTCTATTATTTTTTCTTCTATACTTTTTAAATCAAAAATTGTTTCCATTTTTTATCCTTTATGCATTTAGCGCATACTCTTTAATTTTTTTCATCATTCCAATAACTCCACTTTGTCTATTTGGAGTTATAACATCACTTAGTTTTAATTCATGGACAATATCCATATCAATCTCTTTTAACTCTTCAACTGTTGAGTCTGAAAAGATTTTTAATATCATATAAACTAAACCTTTTACGATTATTGCATCGCTTGTTCCATGAAAATATAGTTTTCCATCTTTTAACTCATGGGTTAACCAAACTTGTGAGGTACAACCATGAACTATATTTGCTGGGATTTTGTCACTTTCATTAAATTCTTCTAGTTTTTTTCCTAAATCTATAATATATTCATATTTTGATAATTCATCTTCAAAGAAATCTAAATCTTCTTTTATATCATTTACTCTTTGCTCGATAGTATTCAATTTTAATCCTTTAACATACTTAATGCTTTTTTTAATGCCTCAATTAATTTATCAACATCTACATAGTCATTATAAAAAGCAACAGAAACTCTAATAGTTCCTCTAATTCCTAACTTTTTCATAATAGGTTGAGCACAATGATGTCCAACTCTTACCGCTACATTCATTTTATCAATCAAAATTCCAATATCATCGTGAACTATTCCCTCAAAATTGAAACTTCTACTTCCTATACAATCTTTTGTGTCATTGTAAAAAACAATCCCAGGAAGTTTTGCCAACTCTTCATCAAGAAATTTAAAAACATTTTTTTCAATGCTTTCGATATTTTCATATTTCACATAATTTAAATACTCTAAAGCTTTTCCAAATCCTATAACACCTGCAATATTTTGCGTTCCTGCTTCAAATTTGTAAGGAGAATCAAGTAAAGTTGAATGATTATAATCAACTTCTTGGATTGTAGCACCACCTGTTTGGTAAGCTTTTACATCTTTTAAATATTTTTCTTTTACATAAATAGCTCCAACTCCTGTTGGTGCAAAAGTTTTATGTCCTGAAATTGCAAAAAAATCAACATCAAGGTCTTGAACATCAACTTTGAAGTGAGCTAAACTTTGAGCTCCATCTATCATAATAATTGCTCCATATTCATGGGCTAATTTTGCTATTGTTTTTATATCATGGATTTTTCCAAAGGCATTTGAAACATGAGTGATACTTACAAAAGCATTTGGATTTGCTTTTAAAAGTTCTTCAAAATGTTCTAGGTCAAAATCTAAATTATCATTACAGCTTACAACTTCAAGACCATTTCCCAAACTTCTTCCTTGCATATGCCAAGGAGTGATATTTGAGTGATGTTCCAAAGAAGAGATAATCACTGTTTTAAAATCTTTTGCAAAAGAAGAAGCAATAAAGTTTAAAGACTCAGTTACACCTTTTGTGAAAATTATCTCTTCATTTTTTGAAGCATTTATAAACTCTTTTAATAAAACTCTTGTTTTTTCAAACTCTTGAGTTGCTTTATTTGCATGACCAAAATTACTTCTATGAGTATTTGCACAATATGTTTCGTAGTATTCAACTTGCGAATCAATTACACTTTTTGGTTTTTGCGTTGTTGCTCCATTATCCAAATAAACTGTTTTAGAATTTTGGAAATATGGAAAGTCCTTTTTAAACATATTTTTCCCTTTTGTAAGTTTCAATAAATTCTTTTATTATCTCATCTTTTATATTAGATTTTATTGTATTTTCAAAAGCTTCAAGTAACATATCATATGCTTGCTCTTTTTTTATTCCTCTTGATTGAAGATATAAAAGTTGTTCTTTGTTTAAACTTCCTGTTGTAGTCCCATGACTAGCTTCTAATTCATCAATTAAAATTTCAAGATGAGGTTGAGCAATAATAGTTGCATCATCACTTAATAAAATAGTGTCACAATTTTGGAAAGCTTTTGAGAATAGGGCACTTGGATTTACTATTGATTTTGCTTTAAATACAGCTTTTGAACTATCTTTTAAACTATGTTTGAAGTTTATATTACTATTTGAACTTTTTTCATTGTGAATAGTTTTTATTAGATTTGAAGTCGCTGCATTTGAAAAAAGTTTTATCAAAGCATTTAATTCATAGTTTACATTTTCATTATTGATAATATTTTCAAAACTATTTACTATAAATCCATCTCCAAAATCAAAGTTGAAAAGCTCTAGGTTTGAACTATTCTTTTGTTCAACTGCAAGGGCAAAAGTCATTGAATTTGAAATATTTATATCTTGAACTTTTACATACTCTAAAGAAGCATTTTCTTCTAATTGTATTTTTCTATTAACTGCATAAAAACTGTTTTCAGAAGAGTTCACAAAAACTTCAAC from Arcobacter venerupis includes these protein-coding regions:
- a CDS encoding aminotransferase class V-fold PLP-dependent enzyme yields the protein MFKKDFPYFQNSKTVYLDNGATTQKPKSVIDSQVEYYETYCANTHRSNFGHANKATQEFEKTRVLLKEFINASKNEEIIFTKGVTESLNFIASSFAKDFKTVIISSLEHHSNITPWHMQGRSLGNGLEVVSCNDNLDFDLEHFEELLKANPNAFVSITHVSNAFGKIHDIKTIAKLAHEYGAIIMIDGAQSLAHFKVDVQDLDVDFFAISGHKTFAPTGVGAIYVKEKYLKDVKAYQTGGATIQEVDYNHSTLLDSPYKFEAGTQNIAGVIGFGKALEYLNYVKYENIESIEKNVFKFLDEELAKLPGIVFYNDTKDCIGSRSFNFEGIVHDDIGILIDKMNVAVRVGHHCAQPIMKKLGIRGTIRVSVAFYNDYVDVDKLIEALKKALSMLKD
- a CDS encoding SufE family protein; protein product: MNTIEQRVNDIKEDLDFFEDELSKYEYIIDLGKKLEEFNESDKIPANIVHGCTSQVWLTHELKDGKLYFHGTSDAIIVKGLVYMILKIFSDSTVEELKEIDMDIVHELKLSDVITPNRQSGVIGMMKKIKEYALNA
- a CDS encoding metal-sulfur cluster assembly factor; translation: METIFDLKSIEEKIIENLKKVYDPEIPSNIYDLGLIYNIEFEQKDRYLHCTITMTLTSPTCPVAESLLEQVKYVTLAVDEVDEAKVTLVFSPPWDPSMMSEDAKEIMGASGAAMPF
- a CDS encoding SufD family Fe-S cluster assembly protein, with protein sequence MLIINEIKGINLPNKKDEEFLKINFDSLFSYEFADKQSYELDIMGLETTVDKEKYESVLFDITRSLDDKQTILTINKNIAEPIFLIHKLKQSETLYTNSLKIEVKKDIKASIVEVFVNSSENSFYAVNRKIQLEENASLEYVKVQDINISNSMTFALAVEQKNSSNLELFNFDFGDGFIVNSFENIINNENVNYELNALIKLFSNAATSNLIKTIHNEKSSNSNINFKHSLKDSSKAVFKAKSIVNPSALFSKAFQNCDTILLSDDATIIAQPHLEILIDELEASHGTTTGSLNKEQLLYLQSRGIKKEQAYDMLLEAFENTIKSNIKDEIIKEFIETYKREKYV